The segment AAAGAAACGATAGCTCGCGCCGGGAGGGACTCCCGGCGCTTAGCAGAATACCTAGAGAGCTGGTCCGGGAAGAGCGTTACTGTGAACGGTGCGCCGCCGACACGGAGCACATTATCTATCGGGTGCCCAAGAAGATGCTCGTGGTCTACCTGAAAAACCACGATAACAACGTGCAGGCGACCTGCAGGGAGTGTGCCCGTAGCACCGTGCTCACCGGCGAGGAGCGGGAGCGGGCGCTACAGGGCGCATAAAGCAGGCTGGGATAGCTCCCGGATAGGTCCCCCGGATCTCAAGAATCCCGGCCTACAGAGGAGTAAGGCGGGCTACGAGGACCCCAGGGCTATGGTGAAGCTCCGAACCTCATAACCCGCTACCAGCTCGTTCCAGCTCACGGAGGGCTTACGCTCGATGTGCAGGTCTTCGAGGGCGAGCAGCTTGCGCAGGAAGACGTCGGACTCCTGAATGGCGATGTAGCTCCCGGGACAGCGGTGGCTGCCGTCGCCGAAGCCCATGACCGCCGCTCCGACCTTCTCTTTCTGCAGCTCGCGGCCCGGCCGGAGGGCGAGCGGACATTCCCCGGCCACCGACTCGTCGGCGTTTGCGTCGTAGATGTGGAGGTCCACGAGGCTGCCCGCCGGGATGGTCACCGAGGCTTCTCCGTCCGGCCCGCCGTCCAGCTGGATGTCGGCGGTGGCGCGCCGGTACAGGTGGCCGACCACGGGCTCGAGGCGCAGTATCTCCTCTAGCAGCGCGTGGCGTTCTTTCTCGTCGGCTTGCAGGTAACGCTCGCGGACCGTGGGCTGTTCGAGCATGTGCCAGGCGGCGACGCTTATGAACTCGCGGGTCGTCACCATGCCGGCCGCGGCGTAGGTCAGACACTCGGTCAGGATCTCGCCGTCGCCGTAGCCCTGCTCTATGAGGTGGGAGATCACATCCTCCCGGGGCTCTTTCTTGCGAGCCTCTATGGCGGGCTTGACGTCCAAATAGAAAAAGGCCGCGACCCGGGTCTGGTTGCGGGCGAAGCCGAGCAGGGCGCGCGGGCTCCAGCCGAAGCTCGTGATGTCGTTCGCGAAGAATGCCTCCAGACGCCGGTCCATCCCCGGCACTCTGCTATCCGTGAGCCCGACGACCTTGCCCGCGACCTTCACGGCGAGCTTCAGGCTCAGGTCGTCTAGCTCGGCGCGACGCTTGCGCCGCAGCTCGGAGATCAAGCCCCCCGCAAACTCCTCCATCAACCCCCGGTAGTTCTCGCTTACGGCCCTGGGCGAGAAGAAACGGGCGGTCTTAGCGCGCTGCTCGTTGTGCGGCTTGCCTTCCTGGTACAGGATCGGGGCCCTCATCTCCCCCGGCATCTTCTGTAGTAGCTCCGCGTTGAACCCCGCCTGCTTGACCTCGGTGCTCCGCAAGACCTCTCGTGTCTGGGCGTGGCCGCGGACGTGCCAGACCCCGTCCGGCCCCTGCTCAACCGCCTCCCGCGCGGGGGCCTCCACGGTACGCACCGTCTTGCGCTGAGACAGCGCCGCGTGGTCAACCGGACACCCTCCCCGAACCTCATCCGACATGGATCACCCCTCTCACTCACCGCTAATCCGCCACCCGGCGTTTTACGTTACTTTACGTTACGGTGTACAGCTTTTGAGACACAGAGTATCATAATAATCTTGGCAGCCGTGGTGGTTGTCAGTCAGAGGTATGCCAGAGGCAGAGGAGGGACATGGAGGCCGTAGACGGGACGAGCGGGTACTCCGGGGACCGGAGGGTGAGGCGCACGCGGCGTCTTCTGGCCGAGGCTTTGATCTCGCTCGTCCTGGAGCGGGGTTACGAGGAGGTGACGGTCCGGGAGATCACCGGGCGCGCGGACGTCGGTTACGCGACGTTTTTCCGGCATTATCCCGGTAAAGACGCCCTGCTCGAAGAGGTACTGGAGGTCGTGCTCGACGACCTGCTCCAACTGCTCGGTCCAGCGCAGGCCGAGGGACAGGCCGCCGTCGGCGCTTCGCTTTTCCGGTACGTTCAGGAGAACGCCGAGGTGTGCCGGGTACTGCTGGGAGACGGCGCTTCGCCGGCGCTGGTCAGGCGGATGGTAGAGACCGGCACGAGCAACGTGCTAGGTCAGAACGTCCCGTCCGGAGTGGGCGGAGAGAATTATCAAAACGAGCCCGTGCCGGCGGAGATCGCGGCCCACCACCTGGTAGTTTCCTCGATCGCGCTGATCCGGTGGTGGCTGGAGCGCGGGATGCCCTACCCGCCCGAGCGAATGGGTGGGATCTACCGGGACCTGATCGAACACCCTACCCGCAACGCGGCGTT is part of the Rubrobacter aplysinae genome and harbors:
- a CDS encoding cytochrome P450 gives rise to the protein MSDEVRGGCPVDHAALSQRKTVRTVEAPAREAVEQGPDGVWHVRGHAQTREVLRSTEVKQAGFNAELLQKMPGEMRAPILYQEGKPHNEQRAKTARFFSPRAVSENYRGLMEEFAGGLISELRRKRRAELDDLSLKLAVKVAGKVVGLTDSRVPGMDRRLEAFFANDITSFGWSPRALLGFARNQTRVAAFFYLDVKPAIEARKKEPREDVISHLIEQGYGDGEILTECLTYAAAGMVTTREFISVAAWHMLEQPTVRERYLQADEKERHALLEEILRLEPVVGHLYRRATADIQLDGGPDGEASVTIPAGSLVDLHIYDANADESVAGECPLALRPGRELQKEKVGAAVMGFGDGSHRCPGSYIAIQESDVFLRKLLALEDLHIERKPSVSWNELVAGYEVRSFTIALGSS
- a CDS encoding TetR/AcrR family transcriptional regulator; translation: MEAVDGTSGYSGDRRVRRTRRLLAEALISLVLERGYEEVTVREITGRADVGYATFFRHYPGKDALLEEVLEVVLDDLLQLLGPAQAEGQAAVGASLFRYVQENAEVCRVLLGDGASPALVRRMVETGTSNVLGQNVPSGVGGENYQNEPVPAEIAAHHLVVSSIALIRWWLERGMPYPPERMGGIYRDLIEHPTRNAAFET